A DNA window from Mastomys coucha isolate ucsf_1 unplaced genomic scaffold, UCSF_Mcou_1 pScaffold21, whole genome shotgun sequence contains the following coding sequences:
- the LOC116102253 gene encoding L-lactate dehydrogenase C chain has protein sequence MSTVKEQLIQNLAPEEKLPRCKITVVGAGNVGMACAISILLKGLADELALVDADGDKLRGEALDLLHGSLFLSTPKIVFGKDYNVSANSKLVIITAGARMVAGESRLELLQRNVAVMKAIIPSIVQNSPDCKILMVTNPVDILTYVAWKISGFPVCRVIGSGCNLDSARFRYLIGEKLGVNPTSCHGWVLGEHGDSSVPIWSGVNVAGVTLKSLNPAIGTDTDKEQWKNIHKQVVEGGYEVLKLKGYTSWAIGLSVTDLSRSILKNLKRVHPVTTLVKGFHGIKEEVFLSLPCVLAQSGINDIVKVNLTTEEEALFKKSADILWNLQKDLQL, from the exons ATGTCCACCGTCAAGGAACAGCTAATTCAGAACCTAGCTCCGGAAGAAAAACTTCCCCGGTGTAAGATCACTGTGGTCGGAGCTGGAAATGTGGGCATGGCATGTGCTATTAGTATTTTACTGAAG GGTTTGGCTGATGAACTTGCCCTTGTTGATGCTGATGGGGACAAACTGAGGGGAGAAGCACTGGATCTTCTGCATGGCAGTCTTTTCCTTAGCACTCCAAAAATCGTCTTTGGAAAAG ACTACAATGTGTCTGCCAACTCCAAACTGGTTATTATCACAGCTGGTGCAAGAATGGTGGCTGGAGAAAGTCGCCTTGAACTACTCCAACGTAATGTCGCTGTCATGAAAGCTATCATTCCCAGCATAGTCCAAAACAGTCCAGACTGTAAAATACTGATGGTCACAAACCCAG tGGACATTTTGACATATGTGGCTTGGAAGATCAGTGGCTTCCCTGTCTGCCGTGTGATTGGAAGTGGCTGTAACCTAGACTCTGCTCGTTTCCGTTACCTGATTGGGGAGAAGCTGGGTGTCAACCCTACAAGCTGCCATGGCTGGGTTCTCGGAGAACATGGGGACTCCAGTG TGCCCATATGGAGTGGTGTGAATGTTGCTGGAGTAACCCTGAAGTCACTGAACCCAGCAATCGGAACTGACACAGATAAGGAACAGTGGAAGAATATTCACAAGCAGGTGGTAGAAGG AGGCTATGAGGTCCTTAAGCTGAAGGGCTATACCTCTTGGGCTATTGGGCTGTCTGTGACTGATCTGTCGAGATCAATCTTGAAGAATCTTAAGAGGGTGCATCCTGTTACCACACTGGTTAAG GGCTTTCATGGGATAAAGGAAGAGGTCTTCCTCAGTCTCCCTTGTGTCTTGGCACAAAGTGGCATCAATGACATTGTGAAAGTCAACTTGACCACTGAGGAGGAGGCTCTTTTCAAAAAGAGTGCGGATATACTCTGGAACTTACAGAAGGATCTGCAATTATAA